GAAATACACGGTGAGCATCGACCCGTCCTCGATTCCGAATTTCGGGGGCCAGCCCGAGCCGCAGCCCGGCGGACCGGCGGGCCCCGTCGTCCCGGATCAGGATCTCGTGAAGCAGCTCCTGGATCAGATGGAGCTGAAGTACGTCGTCGACGACGAGGGTGACCTCGCGGCGCCGTGGGAGGAGTTCCGTACGTACTTCATGTTCCGCGGCGAGGGCGACCAGCAGGTCTTCTCGGTGCGGACGTTCTACGACCGGCCGCACCAGATCGACGAGAAGCCGACTCTGCTGGAGTCCATCGACGACTGGAACCGCCGCACGCTGTGGCCGAAGGTCTACAGCCACACGCACGACGACGGCACTGTCCGCCTGATCGGCGAGGCACAGATGCTGATCGGCACCGGCGTCGCCCTCGAGCACTTCGTTTCGTCGACGGTCAGCTGGGTGCGGGCCGCCATCGAGTTCGACAAGTGGCTCGTCGAGCAGCTCGGCCTCGAGCAGGAAGTCAACGAGGCGGAGGAGAAGCCCGAGGACGACGAAGAGGAGTAGTCCTCCCACCAGGTTTTACAGCGGCGTGTGCGCGATGACGACCAGATACGCGCCGTAGGCGAACGAGAGCCCGGCCAGGGCGCCGACCACCAGGACGGCGTGCCAGGGCCGGGCTCTTGCCGTGCGGACCAGCGCCCGGGC
This portion of the Streptomyces mirabilis genome encodes:
- a CDS encoding YbjN domain-containing protein yields the protein MSIDPSSIPNFGGQPEPQPGGPAGPVVPDQDLVKQLLDQMELKYVVDDEGDLAAPWEEFRTYFMFRGEGDQQVFSVRTFYDRPHQIDEKPTLLESIDDWNRRTLWPKVYSHTHDDGTVRLIGEAQMLIGTGVALEHFVSSTVSWVRAAIEFDKWLVEQLGLEQEVNEAEEKPEDDEEE